The Rhododendron vialii isolate Sample 1 chromosome 5a, ASM3025357v1 genome contains a region encoding:
- the LOC131327198 gene encoding DEAD-box ATP-dependent RNA helicase 42, whose protein sequence is MEESKHKSSRKEESETKEESRKSHRKEREDRDSRERNGERHRDRDKDRDRDRHRDSSDKKKDRESRRSEREKSADDEREKHKDRHRERDKDKERERDKGKTKSRDDERSRDKDRLKEKDQDREDRIEAEREREKDKEREDREREKEREREREREREREREKEKEKRDRDRERERAREREREKEREREKEREREKERERQKEREREREKRDREREREERERDKREREREEKERIREREKRRHVSSDDDEDVKERDRKRRRREDDSRDRERERSSRSRRHRDGSDDSGTRKRSEEDLSDKKEVRTREEDLEEEQRKLDEEMEKRRRRVQEWQELKRKKEESEREKLGVTENVDEPKFGKTWTLEGESDDEEAAAVEEDSEMDMNLDGDAKPADEVADGMVIDSENGNGAAEPETQNRGDGDMEDEEIDPLDAFMNSMVLPEVEKLDNATVPSAPENTNTDLKKDKSKGEQRRNGNKPMGRIIPGEDSDSDYGDSADDDNPSEDEDDDEFMKRVKKTKVEKLAIVDHSKIEYPPFRKNFYIEVKEISRMTSEEVAAYRKQLELKLHGKDVPKPIKTWYQIGLSTKILDTIKKLNYEKPMPIQSQALPVIMSGRDCIGIAKTGSGKTLAFVLPMLRHIKDQPPVVSGDGPIGLIMAPTRELVQQIHSDIKKFSKVMGLTCVPVYGGSGVAQQISELKRGAEIVVCTPGRMIDILCTSGGKITNLRRVTYLVMDEADRMFDMGFEPQITRIVQNTRPDRQTVLFSATFPRQVEMLARKVLNKPVEMQVGGRSVVNKDITQLVEVRPESDRFFRLLELLGEWCEKGKILIFVHTQDKCDSLFRDLLKHGYPCLSLHGAKDQTDRESTISDFKTNVCNLLVATSIAARGLDVKELELVINFDAPNHYEDYVHRVGRTGRAGRKGCAITFISEEDERYAPDLVKALELSEQVVPDDLKALADGFMAKVNQGLEQAHGTGYGGSGFKFNEEEDEVRRAAKKAQAKEYGFEEDKSDSDDEDGGVRKAGGDLSQQAVLAQALAAAAASKVGMASMSAPLSAPQLLQNGGLPLSLPSVLGPAVGPINPGDGAARAAALAAAMNLQHNLAKIQADALPEHYEAELEINEFPQNARWKVTHKETLGPISEWTGAAITTRGQFFPPGKVPGPGDRKLYLFIEGPTEQSVKRAKSELKRVLEDITTQAVSLPGSAQPGRYSVL, encoded by the coding sequence ATGGAAGAGTCGAAGCACAAATCATCTCGGAAGGAAGAGTCGGAAACAAAGGAGGAGTCAAGGAAGAGTCATAGAAAGGAGAGGGAAGATCGTGACAGTAGGGAGAGGAATGGTGAGAGGCACAGGGACAGGGATAAGGATAGGGACAGGGACCGCCATCGGGACTCATCCGATAAGAAGAAAGACAGGGAGAGTAGGCGGTCTGAGCGGGAGAAGAGTGCGGATGATGAAAGGGAGAAACACAAGGATAggcatagagagagagacaaggacaaggagagggagagggacaAGGGTAAAACGAAGAGCCGGGATGATGAAAGATCCAGGGATAAAGAtagattgaaagagaaagacCAGGATAGGGAAGACCGAATagaggctgagagagagagagagaaagataaagaaagggaggatagagagagggagaaggagagggagagggagagggagagggagagggagagggagagggagaaggagaaggagaagagggATAGGGATAGGGAACGGGAGAGggctagagagagggagagagagaaagagagggaaagggagaaagaaagggagagggagaaggaaagagagaggcaGAAGgagagggaaagggaaagggagaaGAGAGACCGCGAGAGggaaagggaggagagagaaagagataagAGGGAGCGtgagagggaggagaaggagaggatTCGGGAAAGGGAGAAGCGTCGACATGTTAGCagtgatgatgatgaggatGTAAAAGAGCGTGATAGAAAGAGGCGGAGGAGAGAGGATGATAGCAGGGACAGGGAGCGTGAACGGAGCAGCCGGTCAAGGAGGCATAGGGATGGCAGCGACGATAGTGGTACCAGGAAAAGGAGTGAAGAAGACTTGTCCGACAAGAAAGAGGTGAGAACCCGAGAGGAGGATCTGGAAGAGGAACAGCGGAAGTTAGATGAGGAGATGGAAAAGCGGAGGAGGAGAGTTCAGGAATGGCAagaactgaaaagaaagaaagaggaatccGAGAGAGAGAAGCTTGGGGTGACGGAGAATGTCGATGAACCCAAGTTTGGGAAGACGTGGACTTTAGAAGGAGAATCCGATGACGAAGAAGCAGCAGCTGTTGAGGAGGATTCTGAAATGGATATGAACTTGGATGGAGATGCCAAGCCTGCAGATGAAGTTGCAGATGGCATGGTAATTGATTCTGAAAATGGAAATGGAGCCGCCGAACCTGAAACGCAAAATCGGGGTGATGGTGACATGGAGGATGAGGAAATTGATCCGTTGGATGCTTTCATGAATTCTATGGTGTTGCCGGAAGTTGAGAAGTTGGATAATGCTACTGTTCCTTCTGCCCCTGAGAATACGAATACTGACTTGAAGAAAGATAAAAGTAAAGGAGAACAGCGAAGAAATGGAAATAAACCAATGGGTAGAATTATCCCGGGTGAAGATTCCGATTCAGATTATGGGGACAGTGCTGATGACGACAATCCTAGTGAAGATGAGGATGACGATGAATTCAtgaaaagggtgaaaaagaCAAAAGTAGAGAAACTAGCAATAGTTGATCATTCAAAGATCGAGTATCCTCCCTTCAGGAAGAATTTTTACATCGAAGTGAAGGAAATCTCAAGGATGACTTCTGAAGAGGTTGCTGCATACAGGAAACAACTGGAATTGAAACTACACGGAAAAGACGTGCCCAAGCCAATTAAAACCTGGTACCAGATTGGATTATCAACCAAAATCCTCGACACCATAAAGAAGCTTAATTATGAAAAGCCCATGCCAATCCAGTCACAAGCACTTCCTGTAATTATGAGTGGTCGCGACTGCATTGGTATTGCAAAGACTGGTTCTGGTAAAACACTAGCATTTGTGCTACCAATGTTGAGGCATATAAAGGACCAGCCACCTGTGGTGTCCGGAGACGGGCCCATTGGTTTGATAATGGCACCCACAAGGGAGCTTGTGCAGCAGATCCATAGTGATATCAAGAAGTTTTCCAAGGTAATGGGCCTCACCTGTGTACCAGTGTATGGAGGTTCTGGGGTTGCTCAACAAATTAGCGAATTGAAAAGAGGAGCTGAGATTGTGGTTTGTACTCCTGGTAGGATGATTGATATACTATGTACTAGTGGTGGTAAAATTACAAACCTGCGTAGAGTAACTTATTTGGTTATGGACGAAGCTGATCGGATGTTTGATATGGGTTTTGAACCTCAGATTACTAGAATTGTACAAAACACTCGACCAGATCGTCAAACTGTACTCTTCTCTGCTACTTTCCCCCGTCAGGTTGAAATGTTGGCGCGAAAAGTTCTGAACAAACCCGTGGAAATGCAAGTTGGTGGTAGGAGTGTGGTGAACAAGGATATTACCCAGTTAGTTGAGGTGAGACCAGAAAGCGACCGGTTCTTTAGACTGCTGGAACTACTTGGTGAATGGTGTGAGAAAGGAAAGATTCTGATATTTGTACACACGCAAGACAAATGTGACTCCCTATTCAGGGATTTGCTTAAGCATGGTTACCCTTGCCTCTCCCTTCATGGTGCCAAAGATCAGACTGATCGTGAATCCACCATTTCAGATTTCAAAACTAACGTTTGCAATTTGTTGGTTGCGACAAGTATTGCCGCCAGGGGTTTAGATGTAAAAGAGCTTGAATTGGTAATCAACTTTGATGCTCCAAACCATTACGAAGATTATGTTCACCGCGTTGGTCGGACAGGTCGAGCAGGCAGAAAAGGCTGTGCTATCACGTTTATTTCTGAGGAAGACGAGCGATATGCCCCAGATCTTGTAAAAGCGTTGGAATTATCTGAGCAAGTTGTTCCTGATGACTTGAAAGCTCTTGCGGATGGTTTCATGGCGAAGGTGAATCAAGGGCTTGAGCAAGCCCATGGGACTGGTTATGGTGGGAGTGGGTTTAAATTTAATGAAGAGGAGGATGAAGTGAGGAGAGCGGCAAAGAAAGCACAAGCGAAAGAGTATGGATTTGAAGAAGACAAGTCAGATTCGGATGATGAAGATGGCGGGGTCCGCAAGGCAGGTGGCGATTTATCTCAACAAGCTGTACTTGCTCAGGCcctagctgctgctgctgcatcTAAAGTAGGCATGGCTAGCATGTCTGCACCTCTCTCAGCTCCTCAGTTGCTTCAAAATGGTGGATTACCTCTTTCTCTGCCAAGTGTCCTTGGTCCAGCAGTTGGGCCAATCAACCCTGGTGATGGTGCAGCTAGGGCAGCAGCATTGGCGGCTGCCATGAACCTGCAGCATAACTTGGCAAAGATTCAAGCGGATGCTTTGCCTGAACATTATGAAGCGGAATTGGAGATAAATGAATTTCCCCAAAATGCCCGCTGGAAGGTGACCCACAAAGAAACTTTGGGTCCAATTTCTGAATGGACTGGAGCAGCAATTACAACTAGGGGACAGTTTTTCCCTCCTGGCAAGGTTCCAGGACCTGGGGATCGCAAGCTCTATTTGTTCATAGAGGGCCCTACCGAACAATCTGTCAAAAGGGCAAAATCGGAACTGAAACGTGTGTTGGAGGACATCACCACCCAAGCAGTTTCACTTCCAGGTTCAGCACAGCCAGGCAGGTATTCGGTATTGTGA
- the LOC131327093 gene encoding uncharacterized protein LOC131327093: MSLRIKAVVDKFVQELKEALDADIQDRMMKEREMQSYIEEREREVAERESAWKAELSRREAEIARQEARLKMERENLEKEKSVLMGTASNQDNQDGALEITVSGEKYRCLRFAKAKK; encoded by the exons ATGTCACTGAGAATAAAGGCAGTGGTGGACAAGTTCGTGCAAGAGCTGAAGGAGGCGTTGGATGCTGACATACAGGACAGGATGATGAAGGAGAGGGAGATGCAGAGCTACATCGAGGAGCGCGAGCGCGAGGTCGCTGAGCGTGAGTCTGCCTGGAAGGCCGAGCTTTCTCGTCGTGAG GCAGAGATTGCTCGACAAGAAGCAAGGCTGAAGATGGAGCGAGAAAACcttgagaaagagaaaagtgtGCTCATGGGAACTGCATCAAATCAAGATAACCAAGATGGAGCTCTTGAAATCACAGTTAGTGGAGAAAAGTATCGATGCCTCAGGTTTGCTAAGGCAAAGAAATGA